In a genomic window of Nostoc sp. UHCC 0870:
- a CDS encoding Cas10/Cmr2 second palm domain-containing protein has product MVNVIKYTAITFAPVQGFIEKSRKLRDLYGASLILSYLSQQLVKEAEKTTTVISPALPNIQKGMPNRILIKGEFSQQQVEKTLLSAWKTILQECRHWIEAKLPDYQYYWEREWTNWGNHAWEIFWGEGHNIQAAMDNLETRKLSRRWTAVNWIGESSSLTGTDGIAFPGLGGEARNPKNRQWTIEKDDIKTFYQRLACVLENRPQDTEPEGKFFALNEKLSIPELVKRLVTLPEIAHNLGMSKLESFSEIYRRPESKNDQSKGRWTGWFMGDGDEVGDHLKKLAELENGDEELQIFSQAMRLWGKDFTRDFPQDIGRVVYAGGDDFLGVIYREKDQEPITAKEAFAWLITLPQIWKKHDQKIGLSVGFVWAASSVPQRDILQHCREAEKLAKSSGRGRVTIRILFNSGQYVQWTCPWDYLDILTKYKDREGQANWSHIYQDLAQLESRRAFNLDKKTFVEKFAIEFFDLYFRGAGQELLNYERAKYLVGFSDEDENYERSQAITNWISNLIKVGWHLCSNT; this is encoded by the coding sequence ATGGTAAACGTGATAAAATATACAGCAATCACCTTTGCTCCCGTACAAGGATTCATTGAGAAATCCCGTAAACTTAGAGACTTGTATGGTGCATCATTAATTCTTTCCTATCTCAGCCAGCAACTAGTAAAAGAAGCAGAAAAAACCACAACAGTCATTTCCCCAGCACTCCCCAACATCCAAAAAGGAATGCCAAATCGCATCCTAATTAAAGGAGAATTTTCTCAACAACAAGTAGAAAAAACCCTGCTATCGGCGTGGAAAACAATATTACAAGAATGTCGCCATTGGATAGAAGCCAAATTACCCGACTATCAATATTACTGGGAAAGAGAGTGGACAAACTGGGGAAACCACGCCTGGGAAATCTTCTGGGGAGAAGGCCATAATATCCAAGCCGCAATGGATAACCTAGAAACCCGCAAACTCTCCCGTAGATGGACTGCGGTTAACTGGATAGGCGAGAGTTCTAGCTTAACCGGTACAGATGGAATAGCCTTTCCCGGCTTAGGTGGAGAAGCTAGAAACCCTAAAAATCGCCAATGGACTATCGAAAAAGATGATATTAAAACCTTCTATCAACGCCTCGCCTGTGTATTAGAAAATCGACCCCAAGATACAGAACCAGAAGGTAAATTTTTCGCCCTGAATGAGAAATTAAGTATACCCGAATTAGTCAAACGGTTAGTTACCCTCCCAGAAATTGCCCACAACTTGGGGATGTCTAAACTAGAAAGCTTCAGTGAAATTTATCGCAGACCAGAATCAAAAAACGACCAAAGTAAAGGACGCTGGACAGGTTGGTTTATGGGTGATGGCGATGAAGTGGGAGACCATCTGAAAAAACTAGCAGAGTTAGAAAATGGTGATGAAGAACTGCAAATATTTAGTCAAGCCATGCGCCTTTGGGGAAAAGACTTTACCAGAGACTTCCCTCAAGACATCGGTCGAGTAGTTTATGCAGGTGGCGACGATTTTTTAGGTGTAATTTATCGAGAGAAAGACCAAGAACCGATTACAGCTAAAGAAGCATTTGCATGGTTAATTACCCTACCCCAAATCTGGAAAAAACATGACCAAAAAATCGGCTTAAGTGTCGGCTTTGTGTGGGCAGCTTCTAGCGTCCCCCAAAGGGATATTCTACAACATTGCCGAGAAGCCGAAAAGCTAGCCAAATCTTCAGGACGTGGGCGAGTCACCATCAGAATATTGTTTAACAGTGGTCAATATGTGCAGTGGACTTGTCCTTGGGATTACCTGGACATATTGACCAAATATAAAGATAGAGAAGGTCAAGCAAATTGGAGTCATATTTATCAAGATTTAGCACAGTTAGAATCACGCCGTGCTTTCAATTTAGATAAAAAAACCTTCGTTGAAAAATTCGCCATTGAATTTTTTGATCTTTACTTTCGCGGTGCAGGTCAAGAATTACTAAATTATGAACGGGCTAAATACCTTGTTGGTTTTAGTGATGAAGATGAGAATTATGAAAGAAGTCAAGCTATAACTAATTGGATTAGCAACTTAATTAAAGTAGGCTGGCATTTATGTTCAAATACCTAA